The Hymenobacter oligotrophus genome has a window encoding:
- a CDS encoding M3 family metallopeptidase — translation MPDFRPFPTRLLLAGSLFTLQLTAVVPMSSLAQTAQPAASATAANPLLAGWAGPYGGVPPFDKVKVEHFKPALEAAMAENLREIQAIADNKQPATFDNTIGALERAGQRLDEVQTVYGIWSGTLSTPEVQAVQREMAPKMAAFSDQINQNAALFKRIEAVYNAPDKKKLTPEQQRLTWVYYNNFVRAGAKLDATAKARLSKINQELANLYTRFSQNLLADETDSVLVLKTPADLGGLPASLQADAANAAAARKVQGAGLIVNTRSSVEPFLTYSDQRKLREKAWRMFYNRGDNGGARDNNALITQILPLRAERSKLLGYKTYAHWRLDNTMAKTPEAAMKLMEDVWKPAVARVREEVADMQAVANKEGANITIEPWDYRYYAEKVRKARYDLDQNEVQQYLQLDKMREGMFWVAGELFNFTFVPVTNVPVYHPDVKVWEVKDKTSGKHVGLWYFDPYARPGKRSGAWMNAYRKQERLDGEVTTIVSNNSNFVKGKDGEPTLISWTDASTLFHEFGHALHGLSSNVTYPSLSGTSVLRDYVEFPSQILENWLPTPQVLQRFALHYKTGKPIPQELVDRIEKASTFNQGFETTEFLGSALIDMKLHLAGDQKIDPDKFERETLAELGMPKEIVMRHRTPQFGHVFSGEGYAAGYYGYLWSQVLAADGFSAFTEAGGAYDKAVGQRLTKHVFSVGNTVDPAEAYRKFRGRDPKVDALMKERGFPATTAKPSNKKPAPRTSNKKA, via the coding sequence ATGCCCGATTTCCGCCCTTTCCCCACCCGCCTGCTGCTCGCCGGCTCCCTCTTTACTCTGCAGCTTACGGCTGTCGTGCCTATGTCCAGCTTGGCCCAAACCGCGCAACCAGCCGCCTCAGCCACGGCGGCCAATCCTTTGTTGGCGGGCTGGGCCGGCCCCTACGGCGGCGTGCCGCCCTTCGATAAAGTGAAGGTGGAACACTTCAAACCCGCCTTGGAAGCCGCCATGGCCGAAAACCTGCGCGAGATTCAGGCCATTGCCGATAACAAGCAACCCGCCACCTTCGACAACACCATTGGCGCCCTGGAGCGCGCCGGCCAGCGCCTCGACGAAGTGCAGACGGTGTACGGCATTTGGTCGGGCACGCTGAGCACGCCCGAGGTGCAGGCCGTGCAGCGCGAAATGGCCCCGAAGATGGCCGCGTTCAGCGACCAGATAAACCAGAACGCTGCCCTGTTTAAGCGCATTGAGGCGGTGTACAACGCGCCCGACAAGAAGAAGCTGACGCCCGAGCAGCAGCGCCTTACCTGGGTGTACTACAACAACTTTGTGCGGGCCGGCGCCAAGCTCGATGCCACCGCCAAAGCCCGCCTCTCCAAAATCAACCAGGAGCTGGCCAACCTCTACACCCGCTTTTCGCAGAACCTGCTGGCCGACGAAACCGACTCGGTGCTGGTGCTGAAAACCCCGGCCGACCTAGGCGGCCTGCCCGCCTCGTTGCAGGCCGATGCGGCCAACGCCGCCGCGGCGCGCAAGGTGCAGGGCGCGGGCCTCATCGTGAACACCCGCTCATCGGTGGAGCCCTTCCTGACCTACTCCGACCAGCGCAAGCTGCGCGAGAAGGCCTGGCGCATGTTCTACAACCGCGGCGACAACGGCGGCGCCCGCGACAATAACGCCCTCATCACCCAGATTCTGCCGCTGCGCGCCGAGCGCTCCAAGCTGCTGGGCTACAAAACCTACGCCCACTGGCGCCTCGACAACACCATGGCCAAAACGCCCGAAGCAGCTATGAAGCTGATGGAGGACGTATGGAAACCCGCCGTGGCCCGCGTGCGCGAGGAAGTAGCCGACATGCAGGCCGTAGCCAACAAGGAAGGCGCCAACATCACGATTGAGCCCTGGGACTACCGCTACTACGCCGAGAAAGTGCGCAAAGCCCGCTACGACCTCGACCAGAACGAAGTGCAGCAATACCTGCAGCTCGATAAAATGCGCGAGGGCATGTTTTGGGTAGCCGGCGAGCTGTTCAACTTCACCTTCGTGCCCGTAACCAACGTGCCCGTGTACCACCCCGATGTGAAAGTGTGGGAGGTGAAAGACAAGACCTCGGGCAAGCACGTGGGCCTGTGGTATTTCGACCCGTACGCCCGCCCCGGCAAACGCTCCGGCGCCTGGATGAACGCCTACCGCAAGCAGGAGCGCCTCGACGGCGAGGTGACGACCATCGTATCGAACAACTCGAACTTTGTGAAGGGCAAGGACGGCGAACCGACGCTGATTTCCTGGACCGACGCCAGCACCTTGTTCCACGAGTTCGGCCACGCCTTGCACGGCCTGTCGTCGAACGTGACGTACCCCTCGCTCTCGGGCACCAGCGTGCTGCGCGACTACGTGGAGTTCCCCTCGCAGATCCTCGAAAACTGGCTGCCCACGCCGCAGGTGCTGCAGCGCTTTGCCCTGCACTACAAAACCGGCAAGCCCATTCCGCAGGAGCTCGTCGACCGCATCGAAAAGGCCTCGACCTTTAACCAAGGCTTCGAAACCACGGAGTTCCTGGGCAGCGCCCTCATCGACATGAAGCTGCACCTGGCCGGCGACCAAAAGATTGACCCCGACAAGTTTGAGCGCGAAACCCTGGCCGAGCTGGGCATGCCCAAGGAGATTGTGATGCGCCACCGCACGCCGCAGTTCGGCCACGTGTTTTCGGGCGAAGGCTACGCGGCCGGCTACTACGGCTACCTCTGGTCGCAGGTGCTGGCGGCCGATGGCTTCAGCGCCTTCACCGAAGCCGGTGGCGCCTACGACAAAGCCGTGGGCCAGCGCCTGACCAAGCACGTGTTCTCGGTAGGCAACACCGTTGACCCCGCCGAAGCCTACCGCAAGTTCCGCGGCCGCGACCCGAAAGTGGATGCGCTGATGAAAGAGCGCGGCTTCCCGGCCACCACGGCCAAGCCCAGCAACAAAAAGCCGGCCCCGAGAACCAGTAACAAGAAGGCTTAG
- a CDS encoding NACHT domain-containing protein: MQQDKVNIIENINSIDELGKILETVLANMGLQDINRKQDGSVICIQKDSLGEQKLCFVPITEKVKGKNDVIETRVSALAKENFDSIFIVISKFTSSGTEISNYFKELLLKKFPNTRIVFWSRNNIIETIDKHYNGFWSHSDIFIKPYEEYYITSSRSDFELRNLLKLDDKYQNLLDIFVEPTLCIYIEDKEAKRPIKRKFSFEKIIKSGSYIVSGEAGTGKSTLLQHIGKSLIIENSKETPHKNIPIFVKQSDLISNDFDINKSVQSILLNVYKFFDLEKLFSDYTIVILIDSIDELDKDKQKTILKDLDAIRDKGSSRFIIATRSHEHLVKDCELNEYTHVTVEDFSIKQIQLFLKNFFRSDENKANKLLSSLRDNKILEKVPVTPLTLSVISILYEEKQYEIPATVTDVYDNFNIFLLGRATVKSNLEFLDINIKERILSHYALYILTQEDRIPQTEAEFKAFIELFFSARSMTIEKKNIPELFNALTQGTGVLFVDEGSFVCFKHNYFMEYYASLEIFKQKRELENELVERFTEFNWQNTSIFYAGRTKDMSDFLSKVIKKVKQYETLTDCLMATSGMGYLLQALWLTDANIRKEGTLAALDLMIKSLENMSRLSYEKSTFFSGLQYPSIALINALFFFKNFNSITLKDPIILAFDELMESEKRKMSLDEHTNNQQLHGLEVIQRETLYYKLFNLALVLYSERINSNEKLSELFDNTYMLNNPLFLMLFDKGLDMINPKNSDAIKDEENFASKKNRYLAGMNFYVSNTADKLRFTNFENISSYKRVELYTEGKTDAEIIERANYVLTRNKYPYWSVRSCGSVKHNIGGADELKNFLETIGAQMLGNQDKDKVIIGIFDNDMAGNRCHGGLKKELFNQINERVKKHKECEVYAIKLPIPIEKDVYLKSKPEFKFFSIEHYFPTEFLKSHDMLRDIPDFQDVYNINDKKKAEFATIIQQEEDASVFEDFKFLFEEIDFLSNEKTQYID, translated from the coding sequence ATGCAACAGGACAAGGTTAACATAATCGAGAATATTAATTCAATTGATGAATTAGGCAAAATCTTGGAAACCGTATTAGCAAATATGGGTCTTCAAGATATTAACAGAAAACAAGATGGCTCTGTTATATGCATTCAAAAGGACTCTTTAGGAGAACAGAAATTATGCTTTGTTCCAATAACAGAGAAGGTCAAAGGCAAGAATGATGTAATTGAAACAAGAGTATCAGCACTAGCTAAAGAAAACTTTGATTCCATATTTATTGTAATTTCAAAATTCACCTCAAGCGGCACTGAAATATCAAATTATTTCAAAGAGTTACTGCTTAAAAAGTTTCCAAACACTAGAATAGTTTTCTGGTCGAGAAACAATATAATTGAAACAATTGACAAACATTATAACGGATTTTGGTCACATTCTGACATCTTTATAAAACCATACGAAGAATACTACATAACTTCTTCTCGATCAGATTTTGAATTAAGAAACCTTTTAAAATTAGACGACAAATACCAAAATTTGCTTGATATTTTTGTAGAGCCTACACTTTGCATATACATTGAAGACAAAGAAGCTAAAAGGCCTATAAAGAGAAAATTTAGCTTTGAAAAAATAATAAAATCTGGCTCATATATTGTTTCAGGAGAGGCAGGAACTGGTAAGTCCACACTATTGCAGCATATTGGCAAAAGCTTAATCATTGAAAATAGCAAGGAGACACCTCATAAAAATATACCAATTTTTGTAAAGCAATCTGATTTAATTAGCAATGATTTTGATATAAATAAATCAGTACAATCAATTTTATTAAACGTTTATAAGTTTTTCGACCTTGAAAAGCTTTTTAGTGATTATACTATAGTAATATTGATAGATTCTATTGACGAGCTCGATAAGGACAAGCAAAAAACTATTCTCAAAGATCTTGATGCTATTAGAGACAAGGGATCCAGCAGATTTATTATTGCGACGAGAAGCCATGAACATCTAGTAAAAGATTGTGAACTCAATGAGTATACACACGTAACCGTAGAAGACTTCTCTATTAAGCAAATACAATTATTTCTTAAAAATTTCTTTAGATCTGACGAAAATAAAGCTAACAAATTATTATCATCTTTAAGAGATAATAAAATCCTTGAGAAAGTTCCCGTTACCCCTTTAACGCTATCTGTTATTTCAATCCTTTATGAAGAGAAACAATATGAAATCCCTGCGACAGTAACCGATGTATATGACAACTTCAACATCTTCCTTCTAGGAAGAGCAACGGTGAAATCAAACTTAGAATTCCTAGATATTAACATAAAAGAAAGAATACTTTCGCACTACGCTTTATACATTTTAACACAAGAAGATAGGATACCACAAACTGAAGCTGAATTCAAAGCTTTTATTGAGCTATTCTTCTCAGCCAGGAGCATGACCATTGAAAAGAAGAATATCCCAGAACTTTTCAATGCCTTGACACAAGGAACTGGTGTGTTGTTTGTAGATGAGGGCAGCTTCGTGTGCTTCAAACATAACTATTTTATGGAATATTATGCTTCACTTGAAATATTTAAGCAAAAACGTGAACTAGAAAATGAACTAGTCGAAAGATTTACTGAGTTCAATTGGCAGAACACGTCGATATTCTACGCTGGTAGAACTAAAGATATGTCTGACTTTCTATCAAAAGTCATTAAAAAAGTTAAGCAATATGAAACATTAACTGATTGCTTGATGGCCACATCCGGTATGGGCTATTTGCTACAAGCATTATGGTTAACTGATGCGAATATTAGAAAAGAGGGAACTTTAGCTGCTCTAGATCTCATGATAAAATCTTTAGAAAATATGAGCAGGCTATCTTATGAAAAATCAACTTTTTTTAGTGGCTTACAATATCCAAGCATAGCTTTAATAAATGCGCTATTTTTCTTCAAAAACTTTAATTCAATCACTCTTAAAGACCCAATCATATTAGCGTTCGATGAATTAATGGAAAGCGAGAAACGCAAAATGTCATTAGATGAACATACAAACAATCAACAACTTCATGGCCTAGAAGTTATTCAACGAGAGACTCTTTATTATAAGCTTTTTAATTTAGCATTAGTATTATACTCAGAACGGATAAATTCAAACGAGAAGTTATCAGAATTATTTGATAATACTTACATGCTTAACAATCCCTTATTTTTAATGCTATTCGATAAAGGCCTTGATATGATTAATCCAAAAAACTCGGATGCAATCAAAGATGAAGAAAATTTTGCATCTAAAAAGAACCGATACTTAGCAGGCATGAATTTTTACGTCAGTAATACTGCTGATAAGCTTAGATTTACAAACTTTGAAAATATATCAAGCTATAAGCGCGTAGAGTTATATACAGAAGGCAAAACCGATGCTGAAATCATCGAGCGAGCTAACTATGTTTTGACCAGAAACAAATATCCGTACTGGAGTGTACGCTCATGTGGAAGCGTAAAACATAATATTGGTGGAGCTGACGAGCTAAAGAACTTTCTTGAGACAATCGGTGCTCAGATGCTCGGCAATCAAGATAAAGACAAGGTAATCATTGGCATATTCGATAATGACATGGCAGGCAATAGATGCCATGGTGGGTTAAAGAAAGAGCTGTTTAATCAAATAAATGAACGAGTCAAAAAACATAAAGAATGCGAAGTATATGCAATCAAGCTACCAATCCCAATTGAAAAGGATGTCTATCTTAAATCAAAACCTGAATTTAAGTTTTTTTCTATCGAACACTACTTCCCAACTGAGTTTTTAAAAAGCCATGATATGTTAAGAGATATTCCCGATTTTCAAGATGTTTATAATATCAACGACAAGAAAAAAGCAGAATTCGCTACAATAATTCAGCAAGAAGAAGATGCATCCGTATTCGAGGACTTCAAGTTTTTATTTGAAGAAATAGACTTCTTGTCAAATGAAAAGACCCAGTATATTGACTAA